In one Salipiger abyssi genomic region, the following are encoded:
- a CDS encoding HlyD family type I secretion periplasmic adaptor subunit, giving the protein MASSSTNLSAQLFRDLKGPSLTVWLCAISVWAFILWAGFAWVDEIVRADGQIISSSRPQIIQNLEGGILSELLVKEGDEVRRGDVLARLHGTQFRSSVDDLQDQITALETRRLRLEAELAGASDFDAPASLAERSPEIVQSERALLAARQADYLKRAAGAKRVMDQAYNELKLLEDLLASKVVALIEVTRARKAFADAKVRHDEIVTQTELTRAQDYSDTLKELATLRQTLKSSQDQLSRTVLVAPMHGVVNGLNVTTIGGVVRPGEEIMQIIPLDEQLFVEAQVAPENIANIRPGQEATIKLTAYDYTIYGTLKGRVDVISADTFEDERRPELGPHYKVTVRVDMSALSDRQARIEIRPGMMAQAELHTGEKTVLQYLLKPLYKTREALREP; this is encoded by the coding sequence ATGGCGAGCAGCTCCACCAATCTTTCCGCCCAGCTCTTTCGCGATCTGAAGGGGCCGTCGCTGACGGTCTGGCTCTGCGCCATTTCGGTCTGGGCCTTCATCCTCTGGGCCGGCTTTGCCTGGGTCGATGAGATCGTCCGGGCGGATGGTCAGATCATTTCCTCCTCGCGTCCGCAGATCATCCAGAACCTTGAGGGCGGCATCCTGTCGGAGCTGCTGGTCAAGGAGGGCGACGAGGTGCGGCGCGGCGATGTGCTGGCGCGGTTGCACGGCACGCAGTTCCGGTCCTCGGTGGATGATTTGCAGGATCAGATTACCGCCCTTGAGACGCGCCGCCTGCGTCTCGAGGCCGAACTGGCGGGGGCGTCGGATTTCGATGCCCCCGCATCTTTGGCCGAGCGGAGCCCCGAGATCGTGCAGTCCGAGCGGGCGCTGCTCGCGGCGCGTCAGGCGGATTATCTCAAGCGCGCTGCGGGCGCGAAGCGGGTCATGGACCAGGCCTATAACGAGCTGAAACTGCTGGAGGATCTTCTTGCGAGCAAGGTGGTGGCGCTGATCGAGGTGACCCGCGCACGCAAGGCCTTTGCCGACGCCAAGGTGCGCCATGATGAAATCGTCACCCAGACCGAGCTGACCCGCGCGCAGGACTATTCCGATACGCTGAAAGAGCTGGCGACCCTGCGCCAGACACTCAAGTCCAGCCAGGATCAGCTCAGCCGCACGGTGCTGGTGGCGCCGATGCATGGGGTGGTGAACGGGCTGAACGTGACCACGATCGGCGGTGTGGTGCGGCCGGGCGAGGAGATCATGCAGATCATTCCGCTCGACGAGCAGCTGTTCGTCGAAGCGCAGGTGGCGCCCGAGAACATCGCCAATATCCGCCCCGGTCAGGAGGCGACGATCAAGCTCACCGCCTATGACTACACGATCTACGGCACGCTGAAGGGCCGGGTCGACGTGATCTCGGCGGACACGTTCGAGGACGAGCGCCGCCCCGAGCTCGGGCCGCATTACAAGGTGACGGTGCGGGTCGACATGTCGGCGCTTAGCGACCGGCAGGCGCGGATCGAGATCCGCCCGGGCATGATGGCGCAGGCCGAGCTGCACACCGGCGAAAAGACCGTGCTGCAATATCTGCTGAAACCGCTCTACAAGACCCGCGAGGCGCTTCGCGAACCCTGA